In the genome of bacterium, one region contains:
- a CDS encoding DUF362 domain-containing protein: MKRRTFFRAATGAVVAAHAWMRSAWSAVNERDVTVDYATKPGKTTGMRIRDVCKILDKGEKNNIPPVLREEILDNPDAVFIIYTGIKTEKDEKGRLKPVPDQMERLGHRISELVFRKGTEKRGRTFIKPNMVGFNGKIIECHSGIVHPYFTVGLVDGLRDIGNNNVAMGLRGSVRQSQVVESGFQELLDAHNLPLIDANIGNFSDYSRSELIWYKNPEGVVARRFCTYKPAYQKGTTFINIAHAHVHPVAQLTLTVKNHMGIMPNGYGHICDSWCTLDIWRRQFMDDFNPDFRSLVEKSFIKHGDMGYKHWDHGGFYKQYKEMGGYDAFIRVHDDYLKTKGTAEERKKALYKIYDVADSRLFWGEQWAQRMCDCLQILPEPYVNMVEGVFAEGFSGAEITNFVTVGRSRVSVDAVTGWIMGHDPREVPSMRIFNERGLGNNNIEMIPIYTLDEKGIQKVGDYRDLKRASLGIPLNRIQNLGPQYF, from the coding sequence ATGAAGAGACGCACATTTTTCCGGGCTGCCACCGGCGCGGTTGTTGCCGCTCATGCGTGGATGAGAAGTGCCTGGAGTGCTGTCAATGAAAGGGATGTTACGGTTGATTATGCCACGAAACCCGGTAAAACGACAGGTATGAGAATACGGGATGTGTGCAAGATTCTGGACAAAGGCGAAAAAAATAATATTCCTCCCGTTCTTCGCGAGGAGATACTCGATAATCCGGATGCCGTATTTATCATTTATACAGGAATAAAAACCGAAAAGGATGAAAAAGGCAGATTGAAGCCGGTGCCCGATCAGATGGAACGTCTTGGACACAGGATTTCAGAGCTTGTGTTCCGTAAAGGCACGGAAAAACGAGGCAGAACATTCATAAAACCTAACATGGTCGGTTTCAATGGAAAAATTATCGAATGTCACAGTGGTATTGTTCACCCCTATTTCACTGTTGGTCTGGTGGATGGACTGCGCGACATAGGTAACAACAATGTGGCCATGGGTCTGCGCGGTTCAGTCCGGCAATCTCAGGTTGTCGAGAGCGGGTTTCAGGAACTGCTTGATGCTCATAATCTGCCGCTTATCGATGCCAACATCGGGAATTTCAGTGATTATTCGCGCTCCGAACTGATATGGTATAAAAATCCCGAAGGTGTTGTGGCACGGCGGTTCTGTACGTACAAACCCGCATATCAGAAAGGGACAACCTTCATCAATATAGCCCATGCGCATGTTCATCCTGTCGCACAGCTAACACTCACTGTCAAAAACCACATGGGTATCATGCCCAATGGTTACGGTCATATCTGCGACTCATGGTGTACGCTGGATATATGGCGCAGGCAATTCATGGATGATTTCAACCCTGATTTCAGGTCTCTCGTAGAGAAATCCTTTATTAAACATGGGGATATGGGTTATAAACACTGGGATCACGGGGGCTTCTATAAACAATATAAGGAAATGGGCGGTTATGATGCATTCATACGGGTTCATGACGACTACCTGAAAACGAAGGGAACCGCGGAGGAACGAAAAAAAGCACTGTATAAAATATACGATGTTGCGGATTCACGGCTCTTCTGGGGAGAGCAATGGGCGCAGAGGATGTGCGACTGCCTCCAGATTCTTCCGGAACCATATGTAAATATGGTGGAAGGTGTGTTTGCAGAAGGCTTCAGCGGCGCAGAGATCACGAATTTCGTCACTGTCGGCCGTTCACGGGTTTCGGTGGATGCTGTCACCGGCTGGATTATGGGTCATGATCCCCGCGAAGTGCCATCGATGAGAATTTTCAACGAGCGCGGGCTTGGAAACAATAATATTGAAATGATCCCTATCTATACCCTGGATGAAAAAGGCATTCAAAAAGTAGGTGATTATCGTGACCTGAAGCGCGCTTCTCTGGGTATTCCGCTCAACCGGATTCAGAACCTGGGCCCGCAATATTTCTGA
- a CDS encoding transglutaminase-like domain-containing protein, with protein sequence MGKISIPAATLLVLFLYAASAPAVENTCTMTFDGSDAWDSALYDRSIDVSTNPGTAQLLKTELIADEMGNITDATLDVLGKGERARKELVIPDPAAEKATLLIYTTGIPEGQFTIKVNGTPVAVTFDKDRMLTGGWCRADIDPRLLKRGINTFVIYPSGSNSIALYIDNCRFPNRSAKSADSGLTWDYDHLGEQGFCDGEYLVRLRLSHYPQQGEILSDFINTGDMISNDPVKPLFTVKDIQVKADADLPGKTSIALYLRGGSTPSYDPAAWDSWKPAEEYRSMKNTRQDWKFFQWKALLKTENALKTPSLKKVTVTAVIDISGESGSGLTADMSGNRKIIRGYYNYAYQPFGDDRLEWLRKYFRLDEVVGGCSSEFEKFEVLATWLRGQWRDAWFGDRTKGLKTPWDAWIALNMNSDFKASGMCTIYANTFVQCCQAVGLNARGNVLDHHFVSEIWSDDYERWILFDIGFNAYSLRTVHMELDGKLLSCVDILKAVNAGKISDIRLVTPALWKEQWRGDQAAESKLTDPINWKARTGIPTRNNYIESWLPGELQHGFGQYSYDGYLWWKKTTIPEYEEYTYHTSHYRDMYWTINQVQIFLYESGNPNAVTVVLDTVTPNLDKVMARLDNGEWKETPMNFTWTLKSGTNRLEVKPVNKWGLDGITSVVTMRK encoded by the coding sequence ATGGGAAAAATTTCAATTCCTGCCGCGACACTGCTCGTTCTCTTTCTTTACGCTGCATCTGCGCCGGCTGTCGAAAACACCTGTACCATGACTTTCGATGGCTCCGATGCATGGGACAGTGCCCTGTACGACCGTTCGATCGATGTCAGCACGAATCCGGGAACAGCACAGCTTCTCAAGACAGAACTCATTGCTGACGAGATGGGCAATATCACCGATGCGACGCTCGATGTACTCGGCAAGGGTGAACGCGCCCGGAAAGAGCTTGTTATCCCCGATCCAGCAGCGGAAAAAGCGACACTGCTGATATACACCACAGGTATCCCCGAAGGGCAGTTCACGATCAAAGTGAACGGAACTCCCGTTGCCGTTACCTTTGATAAAGACCGCATGCTGACCGGAGGCTGGTGCCGCGCCGATATCGATCCGCGGCTGCTGAAAAGGGGTATCAATACCTTTGTGATATATCCCTCCGGCTCCAATTCCATCGCGTTGTATATCGACAACTGCCGTTTTCCGAACCGTTCGGCAAAAAGCGCTGATTCAGGACTGACCTGGGATTATGATCATCTCGGAGAACAGGGATTCTGCGACGGCGAATATCTCGTGCGCCTGCGGCTCTCCCATTACCCGCAGCAGGGGGAGATACTCTCCGATTTTATCAACACCGGCGACATGATTTCAAACGATCCGGTAAAACCGCTTTTCACGGTGAAGGACATTCAGGTTAAAGCCGACGCCGATCTTCCCGGTAAAACATCGATCGCGCTCTATCTCCGGGGCGGTTCAACGCCCTCGTACGATCCTGCGGCATGGGACAGCTGGAAACCTGCGGAAGAATACCGTTCCATGAAAAATACCCGTCAGGACTGGAAGTTCTTTCAATGGAAGGCGCTGCTAAAAACAGAAAACGCTCTGAAAACGCCTTCGCTGAAAAAGGTTACGGTCACCGCAGTCATCGATATAAGCGGGGAATCCGGTTCGGGACTCACCGCCGATATGTCGGGAAACCGTAAAATCATCCGCGGCTATTATAATTATGCTTATCAGCCGTTCGGTGACGACCGTCTCGAATGGCTCCGGAAATATTTCCGGCTCGACGAAGTGGTTGGCGGCTGTTCGAGCGAATTCGAAAAATTCGAGGTGCTTGCCACATGGCTGAGAGGCCAGTGGCGGGATGCATGGTTCGGCGACCGGACAAAGGGACTCAAAACACCGTGGGACGCCTGGATAGCGCTCAACATGAACTCGGATTTCAAGGCATCCGGCATGTGTACTATCTATGCGAATACATTCGTGCAATGCTGCCAGGCGGTCGGTCTCAATGCCCGCGGGAATGTCCTCGACCACCATTTCGTTTCGGAAATATGGTCTGACGATTACGAACGGTGGATACTCTTCGATATCGGTTTCAATGCTTATTCGCTGAGAACCGTTCACATGGAACTGGACGGCAAACTATTAAGCTGTGTGGATATCCTCAAAGCAGTCAACGCCGGGAAAATCAGCGATATACGGCTTGTGACTCCCGCTCTCTGGAAAGAACAGTGGCGCGGCGACCAGGCGGCTGAATCGAAACTGACCGATCCGATAAACTGGAAAGCGCGAACCGGTATCCCGACCCGTAACAATTATATCGAAAGCTGGCTTCCCGGCGAGCTCCAGCACGGTTTCGGCCAGTACAGCTATGACGGGTATCTGTGGTGGAAAAAAACCACCATTCCGGAATACGAGGAATACACCTACCATACATCGCATTACCGCGACATGTACTGGACTATCAACCAGGTGCAGATTTTCCTGTATGAATCCGGTAATCCGAACGCAGTCACTGTCGTGCTCGATACGGTAACTCCGAACCTCGATAAAGTAATGGCTCGTCTTGACAACGGCGAATGGAAAGAAACACCGATGAACTTTACCTGGACACTCAAGAGTGGAACGAACAGACTCGAGGTGAAGCCGGTCAACAAATGGGGGCTCGACGGCATTACAAGCGTTGTCACAATGCGTAAGTGA